A single window of Candidatus Rhabdochlamydia oedothoracis DNA harbors:
- a CDS encoding IS30 family transposase encodes MIFNNQTQGETLPKGYHHLTYDQRCQIYILKARGDTSSSIANILKVHHSTISRELKRNKGQRGYRHQQAQEKAFLRKNSQPNKKMTPQIVTRIEEKIKLQWSPIQISGWLKRHGKEHVSHETIYNHIWKDKRQGGQLYRELRHRGKKYNKQRKGASGRGNMPGRIDIKQRPCIVEKKTRLGDWELDTVIGAGHKGVIVSMVERTSKLTKLAKVSHKTAEEVSQALIEQLKPIKDFVHTLTADNGKEFAYHQMVSFELETDFYFATPYHSWERGLNEHTNGLVRQYFPKTQSFLDTTSKDIERVETLLNNRPRKALNFETPLEVFTRLSTNMLCSGAQ; translated from the coding sequence GTGATTTTTAACAATCAAACACAAGGAGAGACCTTGCCTAAAGGCTACCATCACCTAACCTATGACCAAAGATGTCAGATTTATATTTTAAAAGCTAGAGGAGATACATCTAGCTCAATAGCAAACATTCTAAAAGTTCATCATAGCACTATTAGTAGGGAACTTAAGAGAAATAAAGGGCAACGAGGATACCGTCATCAGCAAGCTCAAGAAAAAGCATTTCTTAGAAAAAATTCTCAGCCCAATAAAAAAATGACTCCTCAAATAGTTACCCGTATTGAAGAAAAAATCAAGTTGCAATGGAGCCCTATACAAATATCCGGATGGCTTAAAAGACATGGTAAAGAACATGTTAGTCATGAGACCATCTATAATCATATCTGGAAAGATAAACGACAGGGAGGACAGCTTTATAGAGAGCTCCGTCATCGAGGGAAAAAATATAACAAGCAGAGAAAGGGAGCTTCTGGAAGAGGGAACATGCCTGGTCGTATAGATATTAAGCAACGGCCTTGTATTGTAGAAAAAAAGACTCGTTTAGGAGACTGGGAACTAGATACAGTCATAGGGGCAGGACATAAAGGCGTAATTGTATCAATGGTAGAAAGAACTTCCAAGCTAACTAAGCTCGCCAAAGTTTCTCATAAAACTGCAGAGGAAGTAAGTCAAGCGTTAATTGAACAACTTAAACCTATCAAAGATTTTGTACACACATTAACAGCAGACAACGGAAAAGAATTTGCCTATCACCAAATGGTTAGTTTCGAGCTAGAGACAGACTTCTACTTTGCAACGCCCTACCATTCTTGGGAAAGAGGCTTAAATGAGCATACAAACGGACTAGTTAGGCAATATTTTCCTAAAACACAAAGCTTTTTAGATACGACTTCCAAGGATATAGAAAGGGTGGAAACTTTACTAAATAACAGACCTAGAAAGGCTCTCAACTTCGAAACTCCACTAGAAGTGTTTACGAGATTATCTACAAACATGCTATGCTCGGGTGCACAATAG
- a CDS encoding helix-turn-helix domain-containing protein, translated as MIFNNQTQGETLPKGYHHLTYDQRCQIYILKARGDTSSSIANILKVHHSTISRELKRNKGQRGYRHQQAQEKAFLRPFQP; from the coding sequence TGATTTTTAACAATCAAACACAAGGAGAGACCTTGCCTAAAGGCTACCATCACCTAACCTATGACCAAAGATGTCAGATTTATATTTTAAAAGCTAGAGGAGATACATCTAGCTCAATAGCAAACATTCTAAAAGTTCATCATAGCACTATTAGTAGGGAACTTAAGAGAAATAAAGGGCAACGAGGATACCGTCATCAGCAAGCTCAAGAAAAAGCATTTCTTAGGCCCTTTCAACCTTGA